In Anabrus simplex isolate iqAnaSimp1 chromosome 12, ASM4041472v1, whole genome shotgun sequence, a genomic segment contains:
- the LOC137502838 gene encoding uncharacterized protein: MAEVFHNAWLKVMKPPQHRLFCSWHVDRAWRKNLCKIKGREKQAEIYKIIRTLMQERDEEAFRKMFDEALRLLKEDPDTLEFGIYFENNYRASAPSWAYCYRQHSGLNTNMHLERMHGVIKHIYLKGNKPKRLDIAIHALMRYLRDKLYDRLIHLNKGKVTSKLSAIRQRHKASFQLDPEDAIYDNNVWIVQSKHSNELYEIRRTSESLCKCELLCTECETCLHAFTCSCPDSSIKFNMCKHIHLICRVASKETSSAAESTDNNLIIHEASTTDQKQRAIIQELQCPGAAKACDSKAKRREMLMDKFRHILDEAESDEDFDIIDKRLQNLLPTIQARKSASSLPPVSPAKKSKFEPQRRFMPTKKPHKKMSLSIAKPTATEEQDIAIKLLLPKSEPQ; encoded by the coding sequence atggcagaagtatttcataatgCCTGGTTGAAAGTTATGAAACCACCTCAACATCGACTGTTCTGCTCATGGCATGTAGATCGAGCGTGGAGGAAAAATCTTTGCAAGATTAAAGGACGTGAAAAACAAGCCGAAATCTATAAAATCATTAGAACGCTAATGCAGGAGAGAGATGAAGAGGCCTTTCGAAAGATGTTTGACGAGGCTCTACGGCTTCTGAAAGAAGACCCAGACACCTTAgaatttggtatatattttgaaaataattatcggGCATCTGCTCCAAGCTGGGCGTATTGTTATCGTCAACACTCAGGTCTCAATACAAACATGCACTTGGAGAGAATGCATGGAgtgatcaaacatatatatctaAAGGGAAACAAGCCCAAACGATTAGATATTGCCATCCATGCTCTAATGAGGTATCTAAGGGACAAACTCTATGATAGACTTATTCATCTGAATAAAGGTAAAGTGACCTCAAAGCTTTCCGCCATAAGGCAACGCCACAAAGCGTCATTTCAGCTCGACCCTGAAGATGCAATATATGACAATAATGTGTGGATAGTGCAGTCAAAACATTCCAACGAACTCTATGAAATAAGGCGAACGAGTGAAAGCTTGTGCAAGTGCGAATTGCTTTGTACCGAGTGCGAGACATGCCTCCACGcattcacttgcagctgtccagattcatcaatcaagttcaacaTGTGTAAACACATTCATTTGATATGCAGAGTAGCAAGTAAAGAGACTTCGAGTGCAGCTGAATCTACAGACAATAATTTAATCATCCACGAGGCATCCACTACAGATCAAAAACAACGtgcaataatccaagaactacaatgCCCTGGAGCAGCAAAGGCATGTGACAGTAAAGCGAAGAGGCGAGAAATGTTAATGGATAAATTCAGGCACATCCTAGATGAGGCTGAATCCGATGAAGACTTCGACATTATTGACAAACGTCTGCAAAATTTATTGCCAACCATTCAGGCCCGCAAATCTGCATCTTCGCTACCTCCAGTTTCACCAGCaaaaaaatcaaaatttgaacCTCAGAGAAGATTTATGCCAACCAAGAAACCTCATAAAAAGATGTCGTTATCCATCGCAAAGCCCACAGCCACAGAAGAGCAAGACATTGCAATAAAATTACTCTTACCTAAATCTGAACCACAGTGA